A single region of the Bifidobacterium asteroides DSM 20089 genome encodes:
- a CDS encoding winged helix-turn-helix transcriptional regulator, protein MERELPTCPVETTLLMISDKWKALILRDLLNGTMRFGELRRSVGNVSQKVLTSNLRQMERDGLVHRKVYAEVPPRVEYSLTETGKSLRPVINAMRDWGVSYQAIHGNQEHPAS, encoded by the coding sequence ATGGAGCGCGAGTTACCGACGTGTCCCGTGGAGACTACTTTGCTGATGATCTCCGATAAGTGGAAGGCACTGATCCTGCGCGATTTGTTGAACGGAACCATGCGATTTGGCGAACTGCGCCGTTCCGTTGGCAATGTCTCGCAGAAGGTACTGACCTCGAACCTGCGCCAAATGGAGCGTGATGGCCTTGTGCACCGCAAAGTATATGCGGAGGTACCTCCTCGGGTGGAATATTCCTTGACAGAAACAGGCAAGAGCCTGAGACCGGTCATCAACGCTATGCGAGATTGGGGCGTTAGTTATCAAGCAATCCATGGCAATCAAGAGCATCCTGCATCTTGA
- a CDS encoding NAD(P)-dependent oxidoreductase → MKIAVVAANGKEGRLVVKEALSRGDEVTAVVRGENKSAAPHAILKDLFDLTTTDLAGFDVIVDAVGTWTSETLHVIPDAAKHLAGILSGTDIRLIVVGGAGSLFVNKEHTLALKDTPDFSDDYKPVSAAHSKALEGLRNRSDVKWTYISPAADFQADGTRTGSYGLAGEELTANAEGESFISYADYAIAVVDEAESGRHVGERISVYAK, encoded by the coding sequence ATGAAGATTGCAGTAGTGGCGGCAAACGGTAAAGAAGGCCGACTTGTCGTCAAGGAAGCCTTGTCGCGCGGAGATGAAGTAACCGCTGTGGTGCGAGGTGAAAACAAGTCGGCAGCTCCACACGCCATCCTTAAGGACCTATTTGATTTGACCACGACGGATCTGGCTGGCTTCGATGTAATTGTGGATGCCGTCGGCACATGGACATCGGAGACTCTGCATGTCATTCCGGATGCAGCCAAGCATCTTGCCGGCATATTGTCAGGAACCGATATCAGATTGATTGTGGTAGGGGGTGCCGGTAGCTTGTTTGTTAATAAGGAGCACACCTTGGCGCTTAAAGATACTCCTGATTTTTCGGATGACTACAAGCCGGTCTCGGCCGCCCATAGCAAGGCGCTTGAAGGCCTACGCAACCGTTCCGATGTCAAGTGGACCTACATCAGCCCTGCCGCTGATTTCCAAGCCGATGGAACACGCACGGGTTCATACGGGTTGGCAGGTGAAGAATTGACTGCGAATGCTGAGGGGGAGAGTTTCATCAGCTATGCCGATTATGCAATAGCTGTGGTGGATGAAGCCGAGTCGGGCAGACACGTCGGTGAACGCATCTCTGTTTATGCCAAGTAA